The proteins below come from a single Mucilaginibacter mali genomic window:
- a CDS encoding FN3 domain-containing metallophosphoesterase family protein yields MKNNISTGNRRNFLKTGLTIGGISLLNPVIATASPTVADDKALEIAAGPYLQTDFNNEMSVLWITTKNCNSWVEYGESQNNLDKKAYGDGKLGLKPAERLNCIRLKDLKPNCTYYYKIVSKEITDFQPYKVTYGKTVSGAVESFVNPDLKKNEISFVMLNDIHDRPNSIPDLLKLDKGNQRDFVFFNGDVFDYQTDEQQIINHMLKPCVDLFAKTTPFVYVRGNHETRGKFARNLADYFDNVANAAFTLGPVRFVILDTGEDKEDTHPVYADLVDFDRYREEQAAWLEQEVNRKEFKKAAFRVVLMHIPPRYSGDAHGPVHCTKVFEPIMNRAKVDIVLSGHTHTYKVHAPASGLNSYPIIIGGGPQTGTRTITKVVANKEQLKVSMLNDSGAEVGSYTLTKR; encoded by the coding sequence ATGAAAAACAATATATCAACCGGAAACCGGAGAAATTTCCTTAAAACAGGATTGACAATAGGGGGCATCTCTCTATTAAATCCGGTAATAGCCACCGCAAGTCCAACCGTGGCTGATGATAAAGCCCTTGAGATTGCTGCCGGGCCCTATCTGCAAACCGATTTTAATAATGAAATGTCGGTTTTATGGATAACTACTAAAAACTGTAATAGCTGGGTAGAGTACGGCGAATCGCAAAACAACCTGGATAAAAAGGCTTATGGTGATGGAAAATTAGGATTAAAGCCGGCGGAGCGCTTAAATTGTATCCGGTTAAAAGATCTGAAACCAAATTGTACGTATTATTATAAAATAGTTTCGAAGGAAATAACAGATTTTCAGCCATATAAAGTTACTTATGGGAAAACGGTTTCAGGCGCGGTAGAATCATTTGTAAACCCTGATCTGAAGAAAAACGAGATCTCCTTTGTAATGCTGAATGATATTCACGACAGGCCAAACTCCATCCCTGATCTTTTAAAGCTGGATAAGGGGAATCAACGTGATTTTGTTTTCTTTAATGGTGATGTTTTTGATTATCAAACAGATGAACAGCAAATTATAAACCACATGCTAAAGCCATGTGTAGATCTTTTTGCTAAAACAACGCCGTTTGTATACGTGAGGGGTAACCATGAGACCCGGGGTAAATTCGCCAGGAATTTAGCCGACTATTTTGACAATGTGGCTAACGCGGCATTTACCTTAGGCCCGGTACGCTTTGTGATACTGGATACCGGAGAAGATAAAGAAGACACGCACCCGGTATATGCCGACCTGGTTGATTTTGACCGCTACCGGGAAGAACAGGCAGCCTGGCTTGAACAGGAAGTTAACCGCAAAGAGTTTAAAAAAGCGGCTTTCCGTGTGGTATTAATGCATATTCCGCCCCGTTATTCGGGCGATGCGCATGGGCCTGTTCACTGCACTAAAGTTTTTGAACCCATTATGAACCGCGCTAAAGTAGATATTGTTTTGAGCGGGCATACGCATACCTATAAGGTGCATGCGCCGGCCAGCGGCTTAAACAGCTATCCCATTATTATTGGCGGCGGGCCTCAAACGGGCACCCGGACGATAACAAAAGTAGTTGCCAATAAAGAGCAGCTAAAAGTAAGCATGTTAAATGATTCGGGCGCGGAAGTGGGGAGTTATACGCTAACCAAAAGATAG
- a CDS encoding carbohydrate-binding family 9-like protein encodes MNRSNNLIIPFMAYKPQADTISGIGARLDNFTKQSLSHLLWLDVQPKPVVSFAIGHSRDMLFLKYYVRERDIAAVHRNINDPVYKDSCVECFIAFEHDLNYYNLEFNCAGTVLGEYGCGKTNRKFLNRQLLGLIRTETSVKFNQQDQLFEWELTIAIPTAVFEFHQIEGFGGMTCRLNFFKCGDDLPVPHYLAWNAVHATNPDFHRPEYFGTGVFERFEIPVEL; translated from the coding sequence ATGAACAGATCAAATAACTTAATTATTCCATTTATGGCCTACAAGCCACAGGCCGATACGATCTCAGGTATTGGCGCCCGGTTGGATAATTTTACTAAACAATCATTGTCGCATCTGCTTTGGCTGGATGTACAGCCGAAGCCGGTAGTCAGCTTTGCAATTGGGCACAGCCGGGATATGCTCTTTTTGAAATATTACGTCAGGGAGAGGGATATTGCAGCGGTTCATCGAAATATTAATGATCCGGTGTATAAAGATAGTTGCGTTGAGTGTTTTATCGCGTTTGAACATGACCTGAACTATTATAACCTGGAGTTTAATTGTGCCGGTACCGTTTTGGGAGAATATGGTTGCGGCAAAACCAACAGGAAGTTTCTAAACCGTCAACTGCTCGGGCTGATCCGTACTGAAACCTCGGTAAAGTTTAACCAGCAGGATCAGCTATTTGAATGGGAGCTAACCATAGCTATCCCGACAGCAGTTTTCGAGTTTCATCAAATTGAGGGTTTTGGGGGGATGACCTGTCGCCTTAATTTTTTTAAATGCGGCGATGACCTGCCAGTTCCGCATTACCTGGCCTGGAACGCGGTGCATGCTACTAATCCCGATTTTCACCGTCCGGAATATTTTGGAACCGGCGTATTCGAGCGTTTTGAAATACCTGTCGAACTGTAA
- the galE gene encoding UDP-glucose 4-epimerase GalE: MKKKILVTGGTGYIGSHTVVELINAGYHPVIIDNLSNSDIKVLEQIRQITGVTPEFYEIDLCDKLRFNAFMEHQQDIAGVIHFAAFKAVGESVEQPLKYYDNNFGSLINVLQCFAQRQVAFVFSSSCTVYGQPDVLPVSEDAPIKKAESPYGNTKQVAEEILKDVARTADNYQIVSLRYFNPVGAHASALIGELPRGVPQNLVPFITQSASGKRGPLTVFGRDYNTPDGSCIRDFIHVVDLAKAHVAALKYLEEQKEVKYDVFNIGTGNGYSVLEAINAFNKTTGEKLIFKTGERRAGDIEKVWGDVSKAARLLSWKATLGIDEMMRSAWAWEKYLKATELQDA, from the coding sequence ATGAAAAAGAAGATATTGGTTACCGGCGGTACGGGTTATATTGGTTCGCACACGGTGGTCGAGCTGATCAATGCCGGTTACCACCCGGTTATTATCGATAACCTGTCTAACTCAGACATAAAGGTGCTGGAGCAGATCAGGCAGATCACTGGGGTAACGCCCGAGTTTTATGAAATTGACCTGTGCGATAAGTTAAGGTTTAACGCTTTTATGGAGCATCAGCAGGATATTGCCGGGGTGATCCATTTCGCCGCGTTTAAAGCCGTGGGCGAATCGGTTGAGCAACCCTTAAAGTATTACGATAATAATTTCGGTTCGCTGATCAATGTGCTGCAATGTTTTGCGCAACGGCAGGTGGCTTTTGTTTTTTCGTCAAGCTGTACGGTTTACGGTCAGCCCGATGTGTTACCGGTTTCTGAAGATGCACCCATAAAGAAGGCGGAATCGCCTTATGGTAATACCAAGCAGGTGGCCGAGGAAATATTGAAGGATGTGGCCCGGACTGCCGATAATTACCAGATCGTTTCGCTGCGATACTTCAACCCGGTTGGTGCGCATGCCTCGGCGCTGATCGGTGAGTTGCCGCGAGGGGTTCCCCAAAACCTGGTGCCCTTTATCACCCAAAGTGCAAGTGGCAAAAGAGGCCCGCTTACCGTTTTCGGCCGGGATTATAATACGCCTGATGGCAGTTGCATCCGCGATTTTATCCATGTGGTAGATTTAGCTAAGGCGCATGTTGCCGCACTGAAATACCTGGAAGAGCAAAAGGAGGTAAAATACGATGTGTTTAACATCGGTACTGGTAATGGCTATTCAGTGTTGGAGGCTATTAACGCGTTTAATAAAACCACAGGCGAAAAACTGATCTTCAAAACCGGCGAGAGAAGGGCTGGCGATATAGAAAAGGTTTGGGGCGATGTAAGCAAGGCTGCCCGTTTGCTTAGCTGGAAGGCAACATTGGGGATAGATGAAATGATGCGATCTGCCTGGGCATGGGAAAAATACCTGAAAGCTACCGAATTGCAGGACGCGTAA
- a CDS encoding sugar MFS transporter, which yields MVSQTTPSATTSQQKAGIPPILIIGVLFFIFGFVTWLNSVLIPYLKMACELNNLESYLVAGAFYISYFVMAIPSGALLKYTGFKKGMALGLLVMAVGALVFIPAANTRVYSLFLLGLFIQGTGLALLQTASNPYITVLGPAESAARRISIMGICNKVAGAIAPLVLGAITLKGADELKAKLLTMTATQRAEALSELSSRVIMPYVIMIVVLLILTVWVYRSPLPEIDTEHEDEALLAANSNKRSVFQFPHLLLGVLALFLYVGVEVMAGDTIISYGVSQGISLATARFFSTITLSCMIVGYLVGIVCIPRYFTQDKALCFSAILGVVFALLAVFTQGMASVLFISLLGLANSLMWPALWPLALNGLGRFTKIGSSLLIMGIAGGAILPLIYGALADAYDTRSAYLIMVPAYLFIGYYAAFGYKIGKRTTGLYKA from the coding sequence ATGGTATCTCAAACCACTCCTTCTGCCACCACAAGCCAACAAAAGGCTGGCATCCCTCCGATACTGATCATCGGTGTATTGTTCTTCATTTTCGGTTTTGTAACCTGGCTCAATTCGGTATTGATACCGTATCTGAAAATGGCCTGCGAGTTAAACAACCTCGAATCGTACCTGGTTGCCGGGGCTTTTTACATCTCGTATTTTGTAATGGCCATACCATCGGGCGCGCTGCTTAAATATACCGGCTTTAAAAAAGGGATGGCCCTGGGCTTGCTGGTAATGGCGGTTGGTGCACTGGTATTTATCCCGGCTGCTAACACGCGCGTGTATTCGCTGTTCCTGCTGGGTTTGTTTATACAAGGCACAGGTTTAGCCTTATTGCAAACGGCATCCAATCCATACATTACCGTCTTGGGTCCTGCAGAGAGCGCTGCCCGCAGGATAAGTATCATGGGTATTTGTAATAAAGTAGCCGGGGCTATCGCGCCATTAGTACTGGGAGCAATCACCTTAAAAGGTGCCGATGAATTAAAAGCAAAACTATTAACCATGACCGCTACCCAGCGTGCAGAGGCCCTGAGCGAACTTTCATCAAGGGTGATCATGCCTTATGTCATCATGATCGTTGTATTACTGATATTGACGGTATGGGTTTACCGCTCGCCGCTGCCCGAGATTGATACCGAGCATGAAGACGAGGCCCTGTTGGCGGCTAACAGCAATAAGCGAAGCGTATTTCAGTTTCCGCACCTGTTGCTTGGTGTATTAGCTTTGTTCCTGTATGTAGGGGTAGAGGTAATGGCTGGTGATACCATCATTAGTTATGGCGTTTCGCAGGGTATCAGTTTAGCAACTGCCCGGTTTTTCTCTACCATTACCCTTTCCTGTATGATCGTGGGTTACCTGGTAGGTATTGTATGCATCCCCCGCTATTTTACGCAGGACAAAGCCTTATGTTTTTCGGCGATACTGGGTGTGGTGTTTGCACTGCTGGCCGTATTTACGCAGGGCATGGCATCGGTATTGTTTATCTCGCTGTTGGGGCTGGCCAACTCGCTAATGTGGCCCGCATTGTGGCCCCTGGCCTTAAATGGTTTGGGCCGTTTTACAAAAATTGGCTCATCGTTGCTGATCATGGGGATTGCAGGTGGCGCCATATTACCCCTTATCTACGGCGCACTGGCCGATGCTTACGATACCCGGAGCGCTTATTTAATTATGGTGCCTGCCTATTTATTTATCGGGTACTATGCAGCATTTGGATACAAAATAGGGAAGCGAACTACAGGTTTATATAAAGCATAA